The Mycolicibacterium mageritense genome contains a region encoding:
- a CDS encoding arabinosyltransferase domain-containing protein: MGSRDPMATDAALASKPVSGPHPAGSSNHRTARLIAIVAGLLGAVMAIATPLLPVKQTTAELNWPQNGVWQSVNAPLIGYVATDLTINVPCQAAAGLAGPDNRGRTVLLSTVPKQAPKAIDRGLLIERVNNDLLIIVRNTPVVSAPLDQVLSPACQYVTFTAHADKVTGEFVGLTQGDASGTADDPDAPLRGERSGYDFRPQIVGVFTDLSGPAPDGLKFSATIDSRYSSAPTLLKTLAMIIGVAMTLIALGALHVLDTADGRGIKRFLPARWWSLRPLDGLVAAVLVWWHFVGANTSDDGYILTMARVSEHAGYMANYYRWFGTPEAPFGWYYDLLALWAHVSTASVWMRLPTLLMALACWWVISREVIPRLGHAVKHSQAAAWTAAGMFLAFWLPLNNGLRPEPIIALGILLTWCSVERGVATSRLLPVAIAIIIGALTLFSGPTGIAAVGALLVAVGPLKTIVAAHTSRFGRLALLAPILAAGTVTIILIFRDQTLVGEIEASTFKSAVGPSLSWFDEHIRYERLFTTSPDGSVARRFAVLTLLLALAVSVAMSLRKGRIPGTAAGPSRRIVGITIISFFAMMFTPTKWTHHFGVFAGLAGSLGALAAVAVTAAAMKSRRNRSMFAAAVLFVMALSFATVNGWWYVSNFGVPWSNSFPEWHFGFTTMLLGLSVLTLLLAAWFHFSGRDVAADGPQRRWQRIVQSPLAIAAWVLVMFEVLSLTLAMTDQYPAWSVGRSNLEALTGKTCGLADDVMVEENPNAGMLAPIGEPPGQALGAGTSQGFGPNGIPSDVSADPVMEQPGSGNFADTDSADETAAEAGTEGGTTAAAGVNGSRARLPYNLDPATTPVLGSWRAGTQSPAVMRSAWYRLPDRDKAGPLLVVSAAGRFDAGEVTVQWADDAGAAQNKPGGTVGFADVGAAPAWRNLRAPLAAIPRNATQIRLVATDDDLAPQHWIAVTPPRIPELRTLQDVVGSTDPVLLDWLVGLAFPCQRPFAHQYGVTEVPKWRILPDRFGAEANSPVMDYLGGGPLGISELLLRPSSVPTYLKDDWFRDWGALQRLTPWYRDAVPARLDLGTATRSGLWSPAPLRLS; the protein is encoded by the coding sequence ATGGGAAGCCGAGATCCGATGGCGACTGACGCCGCATTAGCATCAAAGCCCGTGAGTGGACCGCACCCAGCGGGCAGCAGCAACCACCGGACCGCGCGGCTCATCGCGATCGTCGCGGGTCTTCTCGGGGCAGTCATGGCGATAGCGACGCCGTTGCTGCCCGTCAAACAGACCACCGCCGAACTCAACTGGCCGCAGAACGGTGTCTGGCAGAGCGTCAACGCGCCGCTGATCGGCTACGTCGCGACCGACCTGACCATCAACGTGCCGTGTCAGGCCGCCGCCGGGCTGGCCGGACCGGACAACCGGGGCCGCACGGTCCTGTTGTCGACCGTGCCCAAGCAGGCCCCGAAAGCCATCGACCGCGGCCTGCTCATCGAACGCGTCAACAACGACCTGCTGATCATCGTCCGCAACACCCCCGTGGTGAGCGCGCCGCTCGACCAGGTGCTGAGCCCGGCCTGTCAGTACGTGACGTTCACGGCCCACGCCGACAAGGTGACGGGCGAATTCGTCGGCCTCACACAGGGCGACGCGAGCGGTACGGCCGACGACCCCGACGCGCCGTTGCGCGGCGAACGCAGCGGCTACGACTTCCGGCCCCAGATCGTCGGCGTCTTCACCGACCTCTCCGGGCCCGCTCCCGACGGGCTCAAGTTCTCGGCCACGATCGACTCGCGGTACAGCAGCGCACCCACGCTGCTCAAGACGCTCGCGATGATCATCGGTGTCGCGATGACCCTCATCGCGCTCGGCGCCCTGCACGTCCTCGACACCGCCGACGGCCGCGGGATCAAACGCTTCCTGCCCGCGCGCTGGTGGTCGCTGCGCCCGCTGGACGGCCTGGTGGCCGCGGTGCTGGTGTGGTGGCATTTCGTCGGGGCCAACACGTCCGACGACGGCTACATCCTGACCATGGCGCGCGTGTCCGAACACGCGGGCTACATGGCCAACTACTACCGCTGGTTCGGCACGCCAGAAGCCCCCTTCGGCTGGTACTACGACCTGCTGGCGCTGTGGGCGCACGTATCGACCGCGAGCGTGTGGATGCGCCTGCCCACGCTGCTGATGGCGCTCGCGTGCTGGTGGGTGATCAGCCGCGAGGTGATCCCGCGCCTCGGGCACGCGGTCAAGCACAGCCAGGCCGCGGCATGGACGGCAGCGGGCATGTTCCTGGCGTTCTGGCTGCCGCTCAACAACGGCCTGCGGCCCGAACCCATCATCGCGCTGGGCATCCTGCTGACGTGGTGTTCGGTGGAACGTGGCGTCGCGACCAGCCGGTTGTTGCCGGTGGCCATCGCGATCATCATCGGCGCGCTCACCCTGTTCTCCGGCCCGACCGGCATTGCCGCGGTGGGCGCGTTGCTGGTTGCCGTCGGGCCGCTGAAAACGATTGTGGCCGCGCATACTTCACGCTTCGGCCGGCTCGCGCTGCTGGCGCCGATCCTGGCTGCGGGCACCGTGACGATAATCCTGATCTTCCGCGACCAGACGCTGGTCGGCGAGATCGAGGCCAGCACCTTCAAATCCGCGGTCGGCCCCAGCCTGAGCTGGTTCGACGAGCACATCCGCTACGAGCGGTTGTTCACCACGAGCCCCGACGGTTCGGTGGCCCGGCGCTTCGCGGTGCTGACGCTGCTGCTGGCGCTGGCGGTGTCGGTTGCGATGTCACTGCGCAAGGGCCGCATCCCCGGCACGGCCGCGGGACCGAGCCGGCGCATCGTCGGCATCACGATCATCTCGTTCTTCGCCATGATGTTCACCCCCACCAAGTGGACCCACCACTTCGGGGTGTTCGCCGGGCTGGCCGGCTCACTGGGGGCGCTGGCCGCCGTGGCCGTCACGGCCGCCGCGATGAAGTCGCGCCGCAACCGGTCCATGTTCGCGGCCGCCGTGCTGTTCGTGATGGCGTTGTCGTTCGCGACCGTCAACGGCTGGTGGTACGTCTCCAACTTCGGCGTACCGTGGTCGAACTCGTTCCCCGAGTGGCACTTCGGATTCACCACGATGCTGCTGGGGCTTTCGGTGCTGACGCTGTTGCTCGCGGCGTGGTTCCACTTCAGCGGACGGGATGTGGCCGCTGACGGCCCGCAACGCCGCTGGCAACGCATCGTGCAGTCACCGCTGGCGATCGCCGCGTGGGTGCTGGTGATGTTCGAGGTTCTGTCGCTGACGCTGGCCATGACCGATCAGTACCCGGCGTGGTCGGTGGGCCGCTCCAACCTCGAAGCGCTGACCGGCAAGACGTGCGGTCTGGCCGACGACGTGATGGTCGAGGAGAACCCGAACGCGGGCATGCTCGCCCCGATCGGCGAACCGCCGGGCCAGGCCCTTGGCGCAGGTACGTCACAAGGCTTCGGGCCCAACGGGATTCCCTCCGACGTCTCTGCCGACCCCGTGATGGAACAGCCCGGGTCCGGCAACTTCGCCGACACCGACTCTGCCGACGAGACCGCGGCCGAGGCAGGCACCGAAGGCGGCACCACCGCGGCCGCGGGCGTCAACGGGTCACGCGCCCGGTTGCCCTACAACCTCGACCCGGCCACCACGCCCGTGCTGGGCAGCTGGCGGGCCGGCACCCAGTCCCCCGCCGTGATGCGCTCGGCGTGGTACCGCCTCCCCGATCGGGACAAGGCGGGCCCGCTGCTGGTGGTCTCGGCCGCCGGACGCTTCGACGCCGGCGAGGTCACCGTGCAATGGGCCGACGACGCCGGCGCCGCGCAGAACAAGCCGGGCGGCACCGTCGGATTCGCCGACGTCGGCGCCGCACCGGCCTGGCGCAACCTGCGCGCCCCGCTGGCCGCGATCCCACGCAACGCCACCCAGATCCGGCTGGTCGCCACCGATGACGATCTCGCGCCGCAGCACTGGATCGCGGTGACGCCGCCGCGCATCCCCGAACTGCGCACGCTGCAGGACGTGGTCGGGTCGACCGATCCCGTGCTGCTCGACTGGCTCGTGGGGCTCGCGTTCCCGTGCCAGCGGCCGTTCGCGCATCAGTACGGCGTGACCGAGGTGCCCAAGTGGCGCATCCTGCCCGACCGGTTCGGCGCGGAGGCCAACTCACCCGTGATGGACTACCTCGGTGGCGGGCCGCTGGGGATCTCGGAGCTGCTGCTGCGGCCGTCGAGCGTGCCCACCTACCTCAAGGACGACTGGTTCCGGGACTGGGGCGCGCTGCAGCGGTTGACGCCGTGGTACCGCGACGCCGTGCCGGCCCGCCTCGATCTGGGCACCGCGACCCGCAGCGGGCTGTGGAGCCCGGCGCCACTGCGGCTGAGTTGA
- a CDS encoding galactan 5-O-arabinofuranosyltransferase: protein MRGPARVVGQMVIAVLISSAVAGVSIAAIARVEWPAYNTSNQLHALTTVGQFGALAGIFAAGVLWRRGRRTLARLAGLVFLSAFSVVTLAMPLGATKLYLFGVSVDQQFRTEYLTRLTDTPGLHDMTYIGLPPFYPPGWFWIGGRIAAGTDTPAWEMFKPWAIVSITIATVLALVLWAAMIRFEYALIAATAGTAAMLAYSPAEPYAAIITVLLPPVFVLAWSGLRGKSRNGGWAAIVGVGVFLGVTGLFYTLLFAYAAFTLAIMGIVLAVARRTFDPLLRGIVIAAISGAIALIGWGPYLLAAARGKPADTGTAQHYLPQDGAQLTFPMLSGTLLGALCMVGTLWLVVRARSSTRAGALAVAVLAVYAWSLLSMLTTLVGTTLLSFRLQPTLTVLLTTAGAFGFVEASLAIARRYQPETGRRVVAAAAAVGSIGALTFSQDIPDVLRPDINVAYTDTDGTGVRADRRAPGAERYYREIDAKILDITGVPRNQTVVLTADYSFLSYYPYYGFQGLTSHYANPLAQFDERAKAIEDWATLTKPDQFVSALDALPWPPPTVFLMRHGANDTYTLRLASDVYPNQPNVRRYHVALDSAIFDDPRFEVSDVGPFVLAIRKPDGKPRSDGD from the coding sequence ATGCGGGGCCCGGCCAGGGTGGTCGGCCAGATGGTCATCGCCGTGCTGATCTCGTCGGCCGTGGCCGGCGTGTCGATCGCCGCGATAGCCCGCGTGGAATGGCCCGCCTACAACACCTCCAACCAGCTGCACGCCCTCACCACCGTCGGCCAATTCGGCGCCCTGGCAGGCATATTCGCCGCCGGTGTGCTGTGGCGCCGGGGCAGGCGCACGCTGGCCAGGCTGGCCGGGCTCGTCTTTCTGTCCGCGTTCTCGGTGGTCACGCTCGCCATGCCGCTCGGGGCCACCAAGCTGTACCTGTTCGGGGTCTCGGTCGACCAGCAGTTCCGCACCGAGTACCTGACCCGGCTCACGGACACTCCCGGCCTGCACGACATGACCTACATCGGGCTGCCGCCGTTCTACCCGCCGGGCTGGTTCTGGATCGGCGGGCGCATCGCGGCGGGCACCGACACGCCCGCGTGGGAGATGTTCAAGCCGTGGGCCATCGTGTCCATCACGATCGCCACCGTCCTGGCACTTGTGCTGTGGGCAGCCATGATCCGCTTCGAGTACGCACTGATCGCAGCCACCGCGGGCACCGCGGCGATGCTGGCCTATTCCCCCGCCGAGCCGTACGCGGCCATCATCACGGTGCTGCTGCCCCCGGTGTTCGTGTTGGCGTGGTCGGGGTTGCGGGGCAAGTCCCGCAACGGCGGCTGGGCCGCGATCGTCGGGGTCGGTGTCTTCCTCGGCGTGACGGGGCTCTTCTACACGCTGCTGTTCGCCTACGCCGCGTTCACCTTGGCCATCATGGGCATCGTGCTCGCGGTGGCCCGCCGCACGTTCGACCCGCTGCTGCGGGGAATCGTGATCGCGGCGATCTCCGGCGCGATCGCGCTGATCGGCTGGGGCCCGTACCTGCTGGCCGCCGCGCGCGGCAAACCCGCCGACACCGGAACGGCCCAGCACTACCTGCCCCAGGACGGCGCCCAGCTGACATTCCCGATGCTGAGCGGCACGTTGCTGGGTGCGCTGTGCATGGTCGGCACGCTGTGGCTCGTGGTGCGGGCCCGCTCGTCGACGCGCGCCGGCGCCCTGGCCGTCGCGGTGCTCGCGGTCTACGCGTGGTCGCTGCTGTCGATGCTGACCACCCTGGTGGGCACCACGCTGCTGTCGTTCCGGCTGCAGCCGACCCTGACCGTGCTGCTCACCACCGCGGGCGCGTTCGGTTTCGTCGAGGCGTCGCTGGCGATCGCGCGGCGCTACCAGCCCGAAACGGGGCGCCGGGTGGTCGCGGCCGCGGCCGCGGTCGGCTCGATCGGCGCGCTGACCTTCAGCCAGGACATTCCCGACGTGCTGCGCCCCGACATCAACGTGGCCTACACCGACACCGACGGGACCGGGGTCCGCGCCGACCGCCGGGCCCCGGGTGCCGAGCGCTACTACCGCGAGATCGACGCCAAGATCCTCGACATCACCGGGGTGCCCCGCAACCAGACCGTGGTGCTGACAGCCGACTACAGCTTCTTGTCGTACTACCCGTACTACGGGTTCCAGGGTTTGACTTCGCATTACGCGAACCCGCTCGCACAGTTCGACGAACGCGCCAAGGCGATCGAGGACTGGGCCACGCTGACCAAGCCCGACCAGTTCGTCAGTGCCCTCGACGCGTTGCCGTGGCCGCCGCCGACGGTGTTCCTGATGCGGCACGGGGCCAACGACACCTACACGCTGCGACTCGCGTCCGACGTCTACCCCAACCAGCCCAACGTGCGCCGCTACCACGTTGCGCTCGATTCGGCGATCTTCGACGATCCGCGGTTCGAGGTGTCCGACGTCGGGCCGTTCGTCCTCGCAATCCGCAAGCCTGATGGGAAGCCGAGATCCGATGGCGACTGA
- a CDS encoding decaprenylphospho-beta-D-erythro-pentofuranosid-2-ulose 2-reductase: MVFDAVGNPQTILLLGGTSEIGLAICERYLRTAPARIVLAALPDDPGRDDAVAQMRAAGAKDVEVIDFDAVDTASHPAVIDKAFAGGDVDVAIVAFGLLGDAEELWQNQRKAVQIAEINYTAAVSVGVLLGEKMRAQGSGRIIAMSSAAGERVRRSNFVYGSTKAGLDGFYLGLGEALREYGVRVLVIRPGQVRTRMSAHVKEAPLTVDKEYVAELAVTASAKGKELVWAPGAFRYVMMVLRHIPRPIFRKLPI; the protein is encoded by the coding sequence ATGGTGTTCGACGCCGTAGGTAACCCCCAGACGATTCTGCTGCTCGGCGGCACTTCGGAGATCGGGCTGGCAATCTGTGAGCGCTATCTGCGCACCGCGCCCGCCCGCATCGTGCTGGCCGCGCTGCCCGACGATCCGGGCCGCGACGACGCCGTGGCCCAGATGCGTGCCGCAGGCGCCAAGGACGTCGAGGTGATCGACTTCGACGCAGTCGACACCGCCAGTCACCCCGCCGTCATCGACAAGGCGTTCGCGGGCGGCGATGTGGATGTCGCGATCGTCGCGTTCGGCCTGCTCGGCGACGCCGAGGAGCTGTGGCAGAACCAGCGCAAGGCCGTGCAGATCGCCGAAATCAACTACACCGCAGCCGTTTCCGTGGGTGTGCTGCTCGGCGAGAAGATGCGCGCGCAGGGTTCGGGCCGCATCATCGCGATGAGCTCGGCCGCCGGTGAGCGCGTGCGCCGGTCCAACTTCGTCTACGGCTCCACCAAGGCCGGCCTGGACGGCTTCTACCTGGGCCTCGGCGAGGCCCTGCGCGAGTATGGTGTTCGGGTACTGGTGATCCGGCCCGGCCAGGTCCGTACCCGAATGAGCGCCCACGTCAAAGAAGCACCGCTGACGGTCGACAAGGAGTACGTCGCCGAGCTTGCGGTCACCGCATCGGCGAAAGGCAAGGAACTCGTCTGGGCCCCAGGCGCATTCCGCTACGTGATGATGGTCCTGCGGCACATCCCGCGGCCCATCTTCCGCAAGCTCCCCATCTGA
- a CDS encoding oxygenase MpaB family protein, giving the protein MAIRDWLTLPETEPGEDYGFFGPDSVTWKVWSYPTSLSIGFQRAVVVEELDPALVAAVDKTHEIYSRPRTRYDRTLRYFAMVAFDDSRSTTKAADVLVKIHSKAIGTDPVTGKTYDANDPRSQLWIHLTAWHSILVAYEKYGPGPLPPEEELQYWRECSIAAELQTCDPSDVPRTREGIREYFEQMRPQLIGSDIARQAMRHLLGAEVMLPEMPLLLRPATLVITALLRRGTLATMPRWMRKMAGLSTSRVLDALVVAPLSAGFTLIAMSKRLQLILLRLLSPATLPIGARVLLSVPPKDPVTTTPREAQRRYGYAAPSQAHFELRDRQAVRVFGEGRAPSDEGIVESQPILGGIG; this is encoded by the coding sequence ATGGCCATCCGTGACTGGTTGACGTTGCCCGAGACGGAACCTGGGGAGGACTACGGGTTCTTCGGCCCCGATTCGGTGACGTGGAAGGTGTGGAGTTATCCCACGTCGCTCTCCATCGGGTTTCAGCGCGCCGTCGTCGTCGAAGAACTCGACCCGGCGCTTGTCGCGGCGGTCGACAAGACTCATGAGATCTACTCGCGGCCGCGCACCCGGTATGACCGGACGTTGCGCTACTTCGCCATGGTGGCGTTCGACGACAGCCGCTCGACCACGAAGGCCGCCGATGTCCTGGTCAAGATCCACTCCAAGGCCATCGGCACCGATCCGGTGACCGGAAAGACCTACGACGCCAACGATCCTCGTTCGCAGCTGTGGATTCACCTGACCGCGTGGCATTCGATCCTGGTGGCCTACGAGAAGTACGGCCCCGGCCCGCTGCCGCCGGAGGAGGAGTTGCAGTACTGGCGGGAATGCTCGATCGCCGCCGAGCTGCAGACCTGCGACCCGTCCGATGTTCCCCGTACCCGCGAGGGTATCCGTGAGTACTTCGAGCAGATGCGGCCCCAGCTGATCGGTTCGGACATCGCCCGGCAGGCCATGCGCCACCTGCTCGGCGCCGAGGTGATGTTGCCCGAGATGCCGCTGCTGCTGCGTCCGGCAACCTTGGTGATCACCGCGCTCCTGCGCCGCGGCACCTTGGCGACGATGCCACGGTGGATGCGAAAGATGGCCGGGCTCAGCACTTCCCGGGTGCTCGACGCTTTGGTGGTGGCGCCGCTGAGCGCTGGGTTCACCCTGATCGCCATGAGCAAGCGGCTGCAGCTGATCCTGCTTCGGCTCCTGTCACCGGCAACCCTGCCGATCGGTGCGCGGGTACTGCTGTCGGTCCCGCCGAAGGATCCGGTCACCACGACCCCGCGCGAGGCCCAGCGTCGTTACGGCTACGCCGCCCCGAGCCAGGCGCACTTCGAGCTTCGCGATAGGCAGGCGGTCCGCGTGTTCGGCGAAGGGCGTGCACCCAGTGACGAGGGCATCGTTGAGTCGCAGCCGATTCTCGGTGGGATCGGTTGA
- a CDS encoding TetR/AcrR family transcriptional regulator — protein sequence MNQAAIANRARAEHLGPDRRRPQVLDTALEIAAQQGLADVTMGNIAKRLGVTRPVVYACYPGRGEVLAALLDRETDTVLAGLLELLPPRRTGSIEQLFVDGFRALHSTVRERPASWRIMFGTDADPVLTAAVARGRERIRNQLATVMRPLLQRWQVEDVETVLPMLVEVFLAICEAAVRKMLAGDDDSGLVAETFGRAAYRAMRAKPQ from the coding sequence GTGAACCAAGCAGCAATCGCCAACCGGGCCCGGGCCGAGCATCTGGGCCCGGACCGCCGCCGGCCGCAGGTACTCGACACCGCGTTGGAGATCGCCGCGCAGCAGGGCCTGGCCGATGTGACGATGGGAAACATCGCGAAGCGGCTGGGTGTCACCCGGCCGGTCGTCTACGCCTGCTATCCCGGCCGCGGGGAAGTGCTTGCCGCACTGTTGGATCGGGAAACCGACACGGTGCTGGCCGGCCTGCTCGAACTGCTGCCGCCGCGCCGCACCGGTTCCATCGAGCAGTTGTTCGTCGACGGGTTCCGCGCGCTGCACTCCACCGTGCGTGAGCGTCCGGCGTCGTGGCGCATCATGTTCGGGACCGACGCCGACCCGGTGCTCACCGCGGCCGTCGCGCGCGGGCGTGAGCGCATCCGCAACCAGCTCGCGACTGTCATGCGCCCCCTGTTGCAGCGTTGGCAGGTCGAGGACGTCGAGACCGTCCTGCCCATGCTGGTCGAGGTGTTCCTGGCGATCTGCGAGGCCGCGGTGCGGAAGATGCTCGCGGGCGATGACGACTCCGGGCTGGTCGCCGAGACCTTCGGCAGGGCCGCCTACCGTGCGATGCGCGCAAAACCCCAGTGA
- the katG gene encoding catalase/peroxidase HPI: protein MAEAETHPPIGESQTEPAESGCPMRIKPPVEGGSNRDWWPNAVNLKILQKNPPAIDPTDEGYDYREEVKTLDFEAFERDFDELLTNSQDWWPADFGHYGPLFIRMSWHAAGTYRVEDGRGGGGRGMQRFAPLNSWPDNVSLDKARRLLWPLKKKYGKKISWSDLIVYAGNRAMEHMGFKTAGFAFGRPDYWEPEEDIYWGAEHEWLGSQERYSGSDRTKLENPLAASHMGLIYVNPEGPEGKPDPVAAAIDIRETFGRMAMNDVETAALIVGGHTFGKTHGATDIENGVEPEAAPLEQMGLGWANPGVGNDTVSSGLEVTWTHTPTKWDNSFLEILYSNEWELTKSPAGAYQWKPKDNGWANSVPMAQGTGKTHPSMLTTDLSMRMDPIYGEITRRWLDHPEELAEEYAKAWFKLLHRDMGPVVRYLGPLVPKQTWLWQDITPAGKTLSDADVATLKTAIAESGLSVQQLVNTAWKAAASYRSSDMRGGANGGRIRLQPQLGWEVNEPDELAQVIRKLEEIQQASDTGVSFADLVVLGGVVGLEKAIKDAGFDVAVPFTSGRGDASQDQTDVESFAYLEPKGDGFRNFVGKGDTLAPEYRLIDRANLLGLTAPEMTVLIGGLRVLGANHGGSDLGVLTDKKGQLTNDYFVNLTDMGTKWAPAPADDGTYVGTDRATGSPKWTASRVDLLFGSNSQLRALAEVYAEDDSKEKFVKDFVAAWTKVMNNDRFDLEV from the coding sequence ATGGCTGAAGCCGAAACCCATCCCCCTATCGGTGAGTCTCAGACCGAACCCGCCGAAAGCGGTTGTCCCATGCGGATCAAGCCTCCCGTCGAGGGTGGCAGCAACCGCGACTGGTGGCCCAACGCGGTCAATCTCAAGATCCTGCAGAAGAACCCGCCTGCCATCGACCCGACCGACGAGGGCTACGACTACCGCGAGGAAGTCAAGACGCTCGATTTCGAGGCGTTCGAGCGCGATTTCGATGAGCTGCTGACCAATTCGCAGGACTGGTGGCCCGCCGACTTCGGCCACTACGGCCCGCTTTTCATCCGCATGTCGTGGCACGCGGCAGGCACCTACCGGGTCGAGGACGGCCGCGGTGGCGGCGGGCGCGGCATGCAGCGCTTCGCCCCGCTGAACAGCTGGCCCGACAACGTCAGCCTGGACAAGGCGCGCCGTCTGCTGTGGCCGCTCAAGAAGAAGTACGGCAAGAAGATCTCGTGGTCGGACCTCATCGTCTACGCGGGCAACCGGGCCATGGAGCACATGGGCTTCAAGACCGCGGGCTTCGCGTTCGGCCGCCCGGACTACTGGGAGCCCGAGGAGGACATCTACTGGGGCGCCGAGCACGAGTGGCTGGGCTCGCAGGAGCGCTACTCCGGCAGTGACCGCACCAAGCTGGAGAACCCGCTGGCCGCCAGCCACATGGGTCTGATCTACGTGAATCCCGAAGGCCCCGAAGGCAAGCCGGATCCGGTGGCCGCAGCCATCGACATCCGCGAGACCTTCGGCCGGATGGCGATGAACGACGTCGAGACCGCAGCGCTGATCGTCGGTGGCCACACCTTCGGCAAGACCCACGGCGCGACCGACATCGAGAACGGCGTCGAGCCCGAAGCCGCTCCGCTCGAGCAGATGGGGCTCGGCTGGGCCAACCCGGGCGTCGGCAACGACACCGTCAGCAGCGGCCTCGAGGTGACCTGGACGCACACCCCCACCAAGTGGGACAACAGCTTCCTGGAAATCCTCTACAGCAACGAGTGGGAGCTCACCAAGAGCCCCGCGGGCGCCTACCAGTGGAAGCCCAAGGACAACGGCTGGGCCAACTCTGTGCCGATGGCCCAGGGCACCGGCAAGACCCACCCGTCGATGCTGACCACCGACCTGTCGATGCGGATGGATCCGATCTACGGTGAGATCACCCGCCGCTGGCTGGATCACCCGGAGGAGCTGGCCGAGGAATACGCCAAGGCGTGGTTCAAGCTGCTGCACCGCGACATGGGACCGGTGGTGCGCTACCTCGGCCCGCTGGTGCCGAAGCAGACCTGGCTGTGGCAGGACATCACCCCCGCAGGCAAGACGCTGTCCGACGCTGACGTCGCCACGCTCAAGACGGCCATCGCGGAGTCGGGCCTGAGCGTGCAGCAGCTGGTGAACACCGCGTGGAAGGCAGCGGCGTCGTACCGCTCCAGCGACATGCGGGGCGGGGCCAACGGCGGCCGGATCCGGCTGCAGCCCCAGCTCGGCTGGGAGGTCAACGAGCCCGACGAGCTGGCGCAGGTGATCCGGAAGCTCGAGGAGATCCAGCAGGCCTCGGACACTGGCGTGTCGTTCGCCGACCTGGTGGTCCTCGGCGGTGTCGTGGGCCTGGAGAAGGCGATCAAGGACGCCGGCTTCGACGTCGCGGTGCCGTTCACCTCGGGTCGCGGGGACGCCAGCCAGGACCAGACGGACGTCGAGTCGTTCGCCTACCTGGAGCCCAAGGGCGACGGTTTCCGCAACTTCGTCGGCAAGGGCGACACCCTGGCGCCCGAGTACCGGCTGATCGACCGGGCCAACCTGCTCGGCCTGACGGCTCCCGAGATGACCGTGCTGATCGGCGGCCTGCGGGTGCTGGGTGCCAACCACGGTGGCTCGGACCTGGGGGTTCTGACGGACAAGAAGGGTCAGTTGACCAACGACTACTTCGTCAACCTCACCGACATGGGCACCAAGTGGGCACCGGCCCCGGCCGATGACGGCACGTACGTCGGCACCGACCGCGCCACCGGTTCGCCCAAGTGGACCGCGAGCCGAGTCGACCTGCTGTTCGGCTCGAACTCGCAGCTGCGGGCCCTGGCCGAGGTGTACGCCGAAGACGATTCCAAGGAGAAGTTCGTCAAGGACTTCGTCGCGGCGTGGACCAAGGTGATGAACAACGATCGGTTCGACCTCGAGGTCTGA
- a CDS encoding Fur family transcriptional regulator, protein MGTTADFQKLLRGADLRVTRPRLAVLGAVHAHPHADTDSIIRAVRQELPEVSHQAVYDSLHALTAARLVRRIQPSGSVARYESRVGDNHHHVVCRACGAIADVDCAVGEAPCLTASADHGFEIDEAEVIYWGICPECSTAPIR, encoded by the coding sequence GTGGGCACGACTGCGGACTTCCAGAAGTTGCTTCGGGGAGCCGATTTACGTGTGACCCGGCCCCGCTTGGCAGTGCTGGGGGCGGTGCACGCGCACCCGCACGCCGACACGGATTCGATCATCCGAGCGGTGCGCCAGGAGCTGCCGGAAGTGTCGCACCAGGCCGTGTACGACTCGCTGCACGCGCTGACCGCAGCGCGCCTGGTGCGGCGCATCCAACCATCAGGCTCCGTGGCTCGCTACGAGTCACGAGTCGGCGACAACCACCACCACGTCGTATGCCGGGCGTGCGGTGCGATCGCCGACGTCGACTGTGCGGTAGGTGAGGCACCTTGCCTGACCGCGTCAGCAGACCACGGCTTCGAGATCGATGAAGCCGAGGTCATCTACTGGGGCATTTGCCCCGAATGTTCCACTGCTCCAATTAGATAG